The following nucleotide sequence is from Vanrija pseudolonga chromosome 4, complete sequence.
CCCAACAGCGGACATAGCGGCTACAGGCGGACAAGCCCCACTTTCAACAGCATGGCAAACGAACCACGAACCGACGGCAAACAGGGCGGATAAAGGATCTCGGCCACCCCGTCATTCCTCATATCGATTGGCGCTTTTGCGCTAGGACTGCTCGCGTCGACCCTTCGTCCCCTCGTGCTCCACGGCAATCACCTTCCTTCCAGCGGATGGCGCGCTCCTTTGCATCGACTCCTATGTTGACTGCCCACGACGGGGCAAGGCATCGAGACAGAGGCAGACAAATTAACTCACGTGATATTATTTACGTCACCCCCCACCGCACAGTGGCTGCACTGGCTCTGAGCTTTGACTTTGGCTCCACTGAAAACAAACAAATTCAAGCCACGGTTGAATCGCGGTCAACGGCGGTAACGGCTCCACGGCCATTGCGCGAGGACCCGACCAGTGACGTGCTAGTGACGTTGCGACGACGTGACGCCTCGCCAGACCAGAAATTGTTGAATCGTGCGACCAACCCCTCGCCCGTCGACCCCTGGCTAGGCCACAACACAAGTATGCATGCCCGACTCGAGTCTGGATCAACGCGTCTTGTCTACATCTCTCTCACTTGAACGTAACAATCGTCTTGCAGGGTTGAACGGGGTCTAGAATCAGTGAATCTGGCTATCGTCGCCACTCCGTCTCGCTATCTTCGTCTGCGTCGCCAGTCGATCGCCGACCAACTGTCCACGCCACCACATCAGGCTCCACCCACGCATCCCCACTCCCCGTCACCAGTACGATGAGTCTTCCCACTCAGGACAACAACCCTACCATCCTGTCATTCGTCGGCCGCAActtggtcggcgtcgctggtggtgagtgtggaTGTGGCGACGCGTCGGTCAATaggagcgagcgcgtgcgcccGACCACCGAGCAACGAGCGACCTGACACACGTTTGCAGCCAACCGAATCCTCCAACAGGTCACCCTCGAGAAGGAGCACCTCGAAGCCCCCCTGAACGCTCTGGGCAACGCTGGCGCTGTAGCCCTGGTGCGCGGACTCGAGGCCAAACGGTTGCTGTTCTCCAACGACGTGCCTACCAAGCAATGGGGCCTGGTCCAGATAAACGTGGCCGACAATGATATCGGTGACGAAGGCCTCCTCACTGCCATCAAGTACGCCAGTGAAGACCACAAGCTGCGCATGATGTACGTGCAATCGAACAAGATTACTGTAAGTTGTTTCGGAGTGTTGTCGCAATTGGGCGAAATGATAACAGAGTATTAGCTCGGtggtggcgtcgacgagttTGTGGAGCATCTGGACCGCTCGCACCTGAATGTCCTCGTTCTTGCCAACAACGTCTTACTCTCGACAGCAGCCGTCAAGCTATTCGAAACCCTGAATGCGCCGCATCTGCACAACCTTTGCTTGGCATCATGTCGTCTTGTGCCGTCGTGTGCCCCGGCTATCGCCGAGTTCCTGCTGTCGCCTCGCGCCAAGAACTTGCGCGAACTCCAGCTCCAGGAGAACTACCTCGGTCGTGAGGGCATGAAGATGATCATCGACGCGATCGCCAGGGGCAACTTTACTCTTGAGAAAGTGTCACTGTACGAGAACAACAGGGACGAGCctgaggaggtcgagggcggtgaCGAGGTCCCGGTACCACAACCGGTTCCATTCGTCGCACAACCAATCCAGCAAACAGCACTAGCAGTGCCTCCCCAAGGGGATGCAGGAGCGGCACCGGCGAAtgccaacgccaacgccccTACAGATGAAcccgccccccgccgtcgcgagTCGTACGTGCTCAACACGTTCTCAGAGCACGAAACCTTCGACCCTCTCCTTCGCCGGCTCCAGGGGCTTCTGTACCGGAACAACAACCTGGCGGACCGTGTGCGTGAAGCTGCGGCCCGCTCCATCGTTCCTGCACGCGTAATCATTCACGGTCGCACGCCCACGGTAtcggaggcggcgacgatgcgaAACCCTGTCGGCAGCCCCGAGCCATTCCCTCTGCTTTCGCTCCCTCCGGAAGTGCGGCTCTTGGTAGCTCGCTACGCCTCTTTGGATGCCGCAGCCCTGAGTCACTCGCAATGGGCGCGGATCGTCAAGCACGCCTCGGACCGCAGCACGATTGCCGACACGGCTCGGCTGATTAGCGAGGCGCAGTGGACGGCCAAACTCAAGACAAGGAGCCGAACAGGTTGCGCTCTGGACGTTTGGTGCACACGGCTCGAGTGCAACAAGTGGGAGCTTGACCGTCCTGTGCGATAAGTCGCGGCGGTCGGGCTCGAGCGGGTCGAGGAagtcgagcgactcgagcaacagctcgccctcgcctcgaccgcctcgccaa
It contains:
- the RNH1 gene encoding Ribonuclease inhibitor; the encoded protein is MSLPTQDNNPTILSFVGRNLVGVAGANRILQQVTLEKEHLEAPLNALGNAGAVALVRGLEAKRLLFSNDVPTKQWGLVQINVADNDIGDEGLLTAIKYASEDHKLRMMYVQSNKITLGGGVDEFVEHLDRSHLNVLVLANNVLLSTAAVKLFETLNAPHLHNLCLASCRLVPSCAPAIAEFLLSPRAKNLRELQLQENYLGREGMKMIIDAIARGNFTLEKVSLYENNRDEPEEVEGGDEVPVPQPVPFVAQPIQQTALAVPPQGDAGAAPANANANAPTDEPAPRRRESYVLNTFSEHETFDPLLRRLQGLLYRNNNLADRVREAAARSIVPARVIIHGRTPTVSEAATMRNPVGSPEPFPLLSLPPEVRLLVARYASLDAAALSHSQWARIVKHASDRSTIADTARLISEAQWTAKLKTRSRTGCALDVWCTRLECNKWELDRPVR